In Janibacter cremeus, a genomic segment contains:
- the cmk gene encoding (d)CMP kinase, whose translation MTSQPTPFVIAIDGPSGSGKSSVSRAVASSVGGGYLDTGAMYRALTWRCLHDEVDLQDPEAISAAALSLPLEMGDDPSAPSVHVGGTDVAEAIRSSGISSRVSRVATVPAVRTEMQRRQRALIEDIAARRGTCVAEGRDITTVVAPDAPVRILLTASQEARLRRRSLEVHGASDEAAIAATRDQVVRRDQDDSTVSQFTVAADGVVAVDTSDLDFDGSVEAVLTVVRAAWAS comes from the coding sequence GTGACCAGCCAGCCCACACCCTTCGTCATCGCCATCGACGGACCCTCCGGATCCGGCAAGTCGAGTGTCTCGAGGGCCGTCGCCAGCAGCGTCGGCGGCGGCTACCTGGACACCGGAGCGATGTACCGCGCCCTGACGTGGCGGTGCCTGCACGACGAGGTCGACCTGCAGGACCCCGAGGCCATCAGCGCGGCGGCACTGTCACTACCGCTGGAGATGGGTGACGATCCGTCGGCACCCAGCGTGCACGTCGGGGGGACCGATGTTGCCGAGGCGATCCGCAGCAGTGGGATCTCGTCGCGGGTCTCGCGGGTGGCCACCGTGCCGGCGGTGCGCACCGAGATGCAGCGACGCCAGCGGGCCCTCATCGAGGACATCGCGGCGCGTCGGGGCACATGCGTCGCCGAGGGGCGTGACATCACCACCGTGGTCGCCCCCGATGCTCCCGTGCGCATCCTGCTCACCGCGAGCCAGGAGGCCCGGCTGCGTCGCCGTTCCCTCGAGGTGCACGGAGCCAGCGACGAGGCCGCGATCGCCGCCACCCGCGACCAGGTCGTGCGGCGGGACCAAGACGACTCCACCGTCTCGCAGTTCACCGTCGCCGCCGACGGTGTCGTCGCCGTCGACACCTCGGACCTGGACTTCGACGGCTCGGTCGAGGCAGTGCTGACCGTGGTCCGCGCCGCGTGGGCCAGCTGA
- a CDS encoding site-specific tyrosine recombinase XerD, whose product MERAVRTWLTQLDVERGVSAHTLTAYTRDSRRYLDHLVSQGVTAPNQVTEAHVAGFLASLRSGDENHPPLAASSAARSLTAVRGLHKFLVLEGETPHDPAGDVAPPAPPSRLPKAISVGEVTRLLDAAGVGDGALPLRDRALLEVLYGTGARISEAVGLDVDDLDLEAGAARLFGKGGKERIVPLGSYACEAVEVWLVRGRPGLGAKGKAGPALFLNQRGARLSRQSAWTVITAAAERAGLTGHVSPHTLRHTFATHLLEGGADVRVVQELLGHASVTTTQIYTMVTVQQLREVYAQSHPRAR is encoded by the coding sequence ATGGAGCGGGCCGTGCGGACCTGGCTGACGCAGCTGGACGTCGAGCGAGGAGTCTCCGCCCACACGCTGACGGCCTACACGCGCGACTCACGGCGATACCTCGACCACCTGGTCAGCCAAGGTGTCACCGCACCGAACCAGGTCACCGAGGCCCACGTCGCCGGATTCCTCGCCTCCCTGCGCTCCGGTGACGAGAACCATCCGCCGTTGGCCGCCAGCTCGGCCGCCCGTTCGCTGACCGCCGTGCGCGGACTGCACAAGTTCCTTGTCCTCGAGGGGGAGACCCCGCACGACCCTGCCGGGGACGTCGCCCCGCCGGCGCCCCCTTCGCGCCTGCCGAAGGCCATCAGCGTGGGGGAGGTGACGCGGCTGCTCGACGCGGCCGGCGTCGGCGACGGGGCGCTGCCGCTGCGCGACCGGGCCCTGCTCGAGGTGCTGTACGGGACCGGGGCGCGCATCTCCGAGGCCGTCGGCCTGGACGTGGACGACCTCGACCTCGAGGCGGGAGCGGCGCGACTCTTCGGCAAGGGTGGCAAGGAGCGGATCGTGCCGCTCGGTTCCTACGCCTGCGAGGCCGTCGAGGTCTGGTTGGTGCGTGGACGGCCCGGTCTGGGCGCCAAGGGGAAGGCGGGTCCCGCGCTCTTCCTCAACCAGCGAGGGGCCCGCCTCTCCCGGCAGAGCGCGTGGACGGTCATCACCGCCGCTGCGGAGCGCGCCGGCCTGACCGGTCACGTCTCACCGCACACGCTCCGCCACACCTTCGCGACCCACCTGCTGGAGGGCGGCGCCGACGTGCGGGTGGTCCAGGAGCTGCTGGGGCACGCGTCCGTGACGACCACGCAGATCTACACGATGGTGACCGTCCAGCAACTGCGTGAGGTCTATGCGCAGAGTCACCCCCGTGCCCGCTGA
- the scpB gene encoding SMC-Scp complex subunit ScpB, whose protein sequence is MSEPTDRADLPEEADVASGPEGEDVQVAFDVGELPGGAKGAIEAVLMVVEEPVSDFALASVLELPVEEVRTLLTTIELEYAGGDHGFTVRNVGGGWRFYSHAAYAPVVERFILDGQQAKLTRASLETLAVIAYRQPVSRARIGAVRGVNVDGVVRTLLTRGLITEVTKDEESGATLYGTTPYFLERMGLNSLDDLPPLAPYLPDAAVLDDLVSEARP, encoded by the coding sequence ATGAGTGAGCCCACCGACCGCGCCGACCTCCCCGAGGAGGCGGACGTCGCCTCCGGGCCGGAGGGTGAGGACGTCCAGGTCGCCTTCGACGTCGGCGAGCTGCCCGGGGGAGCGAAGGGGGCGATCGAGGCCGTCCTGATGGTCGTCGAGGAGCCCGTGAGCGACTTCGCCCTCGCGTCCGTGCTGGAACTCCCCGTCGAGGAGGTGCGCACCCTCCTGACGACCATCGAGCTCGAGTACGCCGGCGGCGACCACGGCTTCACCGTGCGCAACGTCGGCGGCGGGTGGCGCTTCTACAGCCATGCCGCCTACGCGCCGGTCGTCGAGCGATTCATCCTGGACGGGCAGCAGGCCAAGCTGACGAGGGCCTCGCTGGAGACCCTCGCGGTCATCGCCTACCGCCAGCCGGTCTCGCGGGCCCGCATCGGCGCCGTGCGCGGCGTCAACGTCGACGGCGTGGTGCGCACCCTGCTCACCCGCGGACTGATCACCGAGGTCACCAAGGACGAGGAGTCCGGCGCGACCCTCTACGGCACGACCCCCTACTTCCTCGAGCGGATGGGACTGAACTCCCTGGACGACCTGCCCCCGCTCGCCCCCTACCTCCCCGATGCAGCAGTGCTCGACGATCTCGTGAGTGAGGCCCGCCCATGA
- the hisS gene encoding histidine--tRNA ligase, whose amino-acid sequence MSDTRPTKVKPLSGFPEYLPEQRIIEQHFLDVIRATFELHGFPSIETRSVEPVERLLGKGGDADKEIYGIHRLADEGGAGGRGEAELGLHFDLTVPFARYVVENAGRLNFPFRRHQIQKVWRGERPQEGRYREFTQCDIDVVDVGELAPHFEAEMPLVMAEVFAGLPIPEMVIQVNNRKIPEGFYRGLGIGADDVTEIQDTLRIVDKLDKVGSEKVAALLVDAGRTPEQARAVLDLAAIRTQDTTFVERVRDLGVEHPVLDEGLAALSAVIETGAAAAPGAMVADLRIARGLDYYTGTVYETQLVGYESWGSFCSGGRYDELASDGKNTYPGVGISIGLSRLLGLLLGKGLVGASRRSPSAVLVAVTDEGSRPASVAVATRLRSRGIPCEVAPAAAKFGKQIRFAERRGIPYVWFPGAGEADDQVKDIRSGEQIDADASSWQCPQEDLRPQVVRLGE is encoded by the coding sequence ATGAGCGATACCCGACCGACCAAGGTCAAGCCCCTCTCCGGCTTCCCGGAGTACCTGCCCGAGCAGCGGATCATCGAGCAGCACTTCCTCGACGTCATCCGTGCCACCTTCGAGCTGCACGGATTCCCCTCGATCGAGACCCGCTCGGTCGAGCCCGTGGAACGACTGCTCGGCAAGGGCGGTGACGCCGACAAGGAGATCTACGGCATCCACCGACTCGCTGACGAGGGTGGGGCCGGAGGGCGCGGAGAGGCCGAGCTCGGGCTGCACTTCGACCTGACCGTCCCCTTCGCCCGCTACGTGGTCGAGAACGCCGGTCGACTCAACTTCCCCTTCCGCCGCCACCAGATCCAGAAGGTCTGGCGCGGCGAGCGCCCCCAGGAGGGGCGCTACCGCGAGTTCACCCAGTGCGACATCGACGTCGTCGACGTGGGGGAGCTCGCGCCGCACTTCGAGGCCGAGATGCCGCTGGTCATGGCCGAGGTCTTCGCCGGGCTGCCCATCCCCGAGATGGTCATCCAGGTCAACAACCGCAAGATCCCCGAGGGCTTCTACCGCGGTCTGGGTATCGGTGCGGACGACGTGACCGAGATCCAGGACACCCTGCGCATCGTCGACAAGCTGGACAAGGTCGGCTCGGAGAAGGTCGCGGCCCTGCTCGTCGACGCCGGCCGCACGCCCGAGCAGGCACGGGCCGTTCTGGACCTGGCGGCGATCCGGACGCAGGACACCACCTTCGTCGAGCGCGTCCGCGACCTCGGCGTGGAGCACCCGGTCCTCGACGAGGGCCTCGCGGCGCTGTCCGCCGTCATCGAGACCGGCGCCGCAGCCGCACCCGGCGCGATGGTCGCCGACCTGCGCATCGCGCGGGGACTCGACTACTACACCGGCACGGTCTACGAGACCCAGCTCGTCGGGTACGAGTCGTGGGGCTCGTTCTGCTCGGGCGGGCGCTACGACGAGCTGGCCAGCGACGGCAAGAACACCTACCCGGGCGTCGGCATCTCCATCGGCCTCTCCCGTCTGCTCGGCCTGCTGCTCGGCAAGGGTCTGGTCGGCGCCAGCCGCAGGTCCCCGAGCGCGGTCCTCGTGGCCGTCACGGACGAAGGGAGCCGGCCGGCCTCCGTCGCAGTCGCCACTCGGTTGCGGTCCCGCGGGATCCCGTGCGAGGTGGCGCCTGCCGCAGCGAAGTTCGGCAAACAGATCCGCTTCGCGGAGCGTCGGGGTATTCCCTACGTGTGGTTCCCGGGTGCAGGGGAGGCGGATGACCAGGTCAAGGACATCCGCTCCGGCGAGCAGATCGACGCGGATGCGTCCTCATGGCAGTGCCCGCAGGAGGACCTGCGTCCGCAGGTCGTGCGTCTGGGGGAGTGA
- a CDS encoding ParA family protein encodes MLNVRETRWSDPTVASEVTPPLDIEHEWTQNGPTGRPLPTFPEPQPLASHGPARIIAMCNQKGGVGKTTTTINLGAALVEAGRRVLLVDFDPQGALSVGLGVPTHSLDTTIYDLLVSRGHDIGEIIQRTSVEGLDVAPANIDLSAAEVQLVGEVAREQILSRVLRPVVDDYDVILIDCQPSLGLLTVNALTAAHGVIIPLETEYFAMRGVALLVETIDKITDRLNPALNIDGILGTMYDGRTLHSREVVESVVEHFGDKVFHTVISRTVKFPDATLAAEPITTYATGHSGANAYRQLARELISRGGSP; translated from the coding sequence ATGCTGAACGTACGCGAGACGCGATGGAGTGATCCGACTGTGGCATCCGAGGTGACGCCGCCGCTCGACATCGAGCACGAGTGGACCCAGAACGGGCCGACCGGTCGACCCCTGCCCACGTTCCCGGAGCCCCAGCCGTTGGCCTCCCACGGCCCGGCGCGCATCATCGCGATGTGCAACCAGAAGGGCGGGGTCGGCAAGACGACCACGACGATCAACCTCGGCGCCGCACTGGTCGAGGCCGGACGTCGTGTGCTGCTCGTCGACTTCGACCCCCAGGGTGCACTGTCCGTCGGTCTGGGCGTGCCCACGCACTCGCTCGACACGACGATCTACGACCTGCTGGTCTCGCGTGGCCACGACATCGGCGAGATCATCCAGCGCACCTCGGTCGAGGGTCTGGACGTGGCCCCGGCCAACATCGACCTGTCCGCCGCGGAGGTCCAGCTCGTCGGCGAGGTCGCCCGCGAGCAGATCCTCTCGCGTGTGCTGCGCCCGGTCGTCGACGACTACGACGTCATCCTCATCGACTGCCAGCCCTCACTCGGGTTGCTCACCGTCAACGCGCTGACCGCCGCCCACGGCGTGATCATCCCGCTCGAGACCGAGTACTTCGCCATGCGTGGCGTCGCCCTGCTCGTCGAGACGATCGACAAGATCACCGACCGGCTCAACCCCGCACTGAACATCGACGGGATCCTCGGGACGATGTACGACGGGCGCACCCTGCACAGCCGTGAGGTCGTGGAGTCGGTCGTCGAGCACTTCGGTGACAAGGTCTTCCACACCGTCATCTCCCGCACGGTGAAGTTCCCCGACGCCACGCTCGCCGCCGAGCCGATCACCACCTACGCCACGGGCCACTCCGGCGCGAACGCCTACCGACAGCTGGCCCGCGAGCTCATCTCGCGCGGCGGGTCGCCCTGA
- a CDS encoding DUF349 domain-containing protein, whose protein sequence is MSDETDAPRPTAPSPAALAKLAPTRPAVTPAPEVHGVTDDHSASAAFGRADEEGRVFVRDGQEEREVGSYPGVSPEEALQYFARKYDELFASAGLLRQRLDSPEVTAKEVADGLKSLHEHAAEPNVVGDLPALAALIAEVDAGLAEKRRHEATERAAAKKVAAAEREVIVAEAEKIAAQPVEKVQWKQSTARMRALLDEWKAHQRGKVRLDKDVEAPLWQRFSKARNGFDKARRAHFAKLEQSRGEIKAQKEDLVAEAERMSSSTDWNATAGAYKRLMDQWRRAGRAGRADDDRLWERFRTAQDAFFNAKDAEAAKEDESFRGNLEVKEGILAEAEALLPVKDLAKAKGALRDIQERWEAAGKVPRGDIDRMEKGMRRVEQTVRDAEDKKWASVNPEKSARAASMVTQLESKVTDLEADLAKAEAKGDTSRAAKVREQIDAQQMWLDQARKGLDEFGG, encoded by the coding sequence GTGAGCGACGAGACAGATGCCCCGCGCCCTACGGCGCCATCGCCAGCAGCCTTGGCCAAGCTGGCTCCCACCCGACCGGCTGTGACCCCGGCCCCCGAGGTCCACGGGGTCACGGACGACCACAGCGCGTCCGCTGCCTTCGGCCGGGCCGACGAGGAAGGACGTGTCTTCGTCCGTGACGGGCAGGAGGAACGTGAGGTCGGTTCCTACCCGGGCGTCTCGCCGGAGGAGGCCCTGCAGTACTTCGCCCGCAAGTACGACGAGCTCTTCGCCTCCGCCGGGCTGCTGCGTCAGCGCCTCGACTCCCCCGAGGTCACCGCCAAGGAGGTCGCGGACGGCCTGAAGTCCCTGCACGAGCACGCGGCCGAGCCCAACGTCGTCGGTGACCTGCCGGCTCTGGCCGCCCTCATCGCCGAGGTGGACGCGGGCCTGGCCGAGAAGCGCCGGCACGAGGCCACCGAGCGGGCCGCGGCGAAGAAGGTGGCGGCGGCCGAGCGCGAGGTCATCGTCGCGGAGGCGGAGAAGATCGCCGCGCAACCGGTGGAGAAGGTGCAGTGGAAGCAGTCCACGGCCCGGATGCGTGCGCTGCTCGATGAGTGGAAGGCGCACCAGCGCGGCAAGGTCCGACTGGACAAGGATGTCGAGGCCCCGCTGTGGCAGCGCTTCTCCAAGGCACGCAACGGCTTCGACAAGGCACGTCGGGCCCACTTCGCCAAGCTCGAGCAGTCCCGTGGCGAGATCAAGGCACAGAAGGAGGACCTCGTCGCCGAGGCCGAGCGCATGTCCTCCTCGACCGACTGGAATGCCACCGCCGGCGCCTACAAGCGGTTGATGGACCAGTGGCGACGGGCCGGCCGCGCGGGACGTGCCGACGACGACCGGCTCTGGGAGCGCTTCCGTACCGCCCAGGACGCCTTCTTCAATGCCAAGGACGCCGAGGCGGCCAAGGAGGACGAGTCCTTCCGCGGCAACCTCGAGGTGAAGGAGGGCATCCTCGCCGAGGCTGAGGCGCTCCTACCGGTCAAGGACCTGGCGAAGGCGAAGGGCGCACTGCGCGACATCCAGGAGCGCTGGGAGGCTGCGGGCAAGGTCCCGCGGGGCGACATCGACCGCATGGAGAAGGGAATGCGCCGGGTCGAGCAGACCGTGCGCGACGCCGAGGACAAGAAGTGGGCCTCGGTCAATCCGGAGAAGTCCGCCCGGGCCGCCTCCATGGTCACCCAGCTCGAGTCGAAGGTCACCGATCTCGAGGCCGACCTGGCGAAGGCCGAGGCCAAGGGCGACACATCACGTGCCGCCAAGGTCCGCGAGCAGATCGACGCCCAGCAGATGTGGCTGGACCAGGCCCGCAAGGGCCTCGACGAGTTCGGCGGCTGA
- a CDS encoding prephenate dehydrogenase, with the protein MTTSAEAKGAASGLPPVHVIGTGLIGTSVGLALRAVGVDVSLEDQSETSVALARDLGAGRITGEVAPGLVVVATPPDVAPGLVLESLRRWPEAVVTDVTSVKQVILADVVRAGVALDRYLGSHPMAGRERSGAISGRADLFEGRAWVLCPHETTDGRATELVGRLARATGAAVSTLSPLDHDAAVAAVSHVPQVAASLVAARLEHLSEQAIGLAGQGVRDVTRIAASDPGLWTQILSGNAPAVAAILRDLSTDVTRVVTALEALGEEANVADAPGARAVLARSIADGNAGHSRIPGKHGAGTATYAVVSVVVDDSPGELARLLVEIGEEGVNLEDLRLDHGLGLPFGLAEVHVLPQVAGPLTEALQSRGWQIHG; encoded by the coding sequence GTGACGACCTCGGCGGAGGCGAAGGGTGCCGCCTCCGGACTCCCGCCGGTACACGTCATCGGTACCGGACTGATCGGTACGAGCGTCGGACTGGCGCTGCGGGCGGTCGGCGTCGACGTCTCCCTCGAGGACCAGTCCGAGACATCCGTGGCCCTGGCCCGTGACCTGGGGGCCGGGCGGATCACCGGCGAAGTGGCCCCGGGACTTGTGGTCGTCGCCACGCCCCCCGACGTCGCCCCCGGCCTGGTGCTGGAGTCGCTGCGCCGGTGGCCGGAGGCAGTCGTCACCGACGTCACGTCCGTCAAGCAGGTCATCCTCGCCGATGTCGTGCGGGCCGGGGTGGCGCTGGACCGATACCTGGGCTCCCACCCGATGGCCGGTCGCGAACGCTCAGGCGCGATCAGCGGCCGGGCCGACCTCTTCGAGGGCCGGGCATGGGTGCTCTGCCCGCACGAGACCACCGACGGCCGGGCCACCGAGCTCGTGGGCCGCCTCGCCCGGGCGACCGGCGCTGCGGTGAGCACACTCAGCCCGCTCGACCACGATGCCGCCGTGGCCGCCGTCTCGCACGTGCCGCAGGTGGCTGCCTCCCTCGTCGCCGCGCGTCTGGAGCACCTGAGCGAGCAGGCCATCGGGCTTGCCGGCCAAGGAGTGCGGGACGTCACCCGGATCGCGGCCAGCGACCCCGGGCTGTGGACCCAGATCCTCTCCGGCAACGCTCCGGCCGTGGCCGCGATCCTGCGCGACCTGTCCACGGATGTCACCCGGGTGGTCACCGCGCTGGAGGCGCTGGGGGAGGAGGCGAACGTCGCCGATGCGCCCGGAGCCCGTGCCGTCCTGGCGCGCAGCATCGCCGACGGCAACGCCGGGCACTCGCGGATCCCGGGCAAGCACGGTGCCGGCACGGCGACGTATGCGGTCGTCAGCGTCGTCGTCGACGACAGTCCCGGTGAGCTGGCCCGACTGCTCGTCGAGATCGGTGAGGAGGGCGTCAACCTCGAGGACCTGCGGCTCGACCACGGCCTCGGCCTGCCCTTCGGGTTGGCCGAGGTCCACGTGCTGCCGCAGGTCGCCGGACCCCTTACCGAGGCGCTGCAGTCACGGGGTTGGCAGATCCACGGCTGA
- a CDS encoding segregation and condensation protein A, with amino-acid sequence MTAVNGADTAVPGGVITTRGSEKAFTVHLDNFEGPFDLLLGLISKHQLDITEISLARVTDEFMAHLRALQASEPAWDLGQTSEFLLVAATLLDLKAARLLPNTRETDEEDLELIEARDLLFARLLQYRAFKDVADHVEATMATTGRMTPRQAGLEPRLATLLPELVMTVTPEQLAMVAARTLTPKEPETVGLTHLHASAVSVREQAVLVVDRLRAEGTLSFATLVADADSTQMVVARFLALLELFRDQQVVFDQQEALGELEVRWTGSDDGTVEVGAEFDEADAPPPSPDDGENNDE; translated from the coding sequence CTGACGGCCGTGAACGGCGCTGACACCGCGGTTCCCGGCGGGGTCATCACCACACGCGGGTCCGAGAAGGCCTTCACCGTCCACCTGGACAACTTCGAGGGCCCCTTCGACCTGCTGCTCGGCCTGATCTCCAAGCACCAGCTGGACATCACCGAGATCTCCCTTGCCAGGGTCACCGACGAGTTCATGGCACACCTGCGGGCGCTGCAGGCCAGCGAGCCCGCATGGGACCTCGGCCAGACCAGCGAGTTCCTTCTCGTCGCCGCGACACTGCTGGACCTCAAGGCCGCCCGGCTGCTGCCCAACACCAGGGAGACCGACGAGGAGGACCTGGAGCTGATCGAGGCGCGGGACCTGCTCTTCGCCCGGTTGCTGCAGTACCGCGCCTTCAAGGACGTGGCCGATCATGTCGAGGCGACGATGGCCACGACCGGCCGGATGACCCCGCGGCAGGCCGGCCTGGAGCCGCGTCTGGCCACGCTGCTGCCGGAGCTGGTCATGACCGTCACCCCGGAGCAGCTGGCGATGGTGGCCGCGCGGACGTTGACCCCCAAAGAGCCGGAGACCGTCGGGCTGACCCACCTGCACGCCTCCGCCGTGAGCGTGCGTGAGCAGGCCGTCCTGGTCGTCGACCGGCTGCGCGCCGAGGGCACCCTCTCCTTCGCCACCCTGGTGGCGGACGCGGACTCCACCCAGATGGTGGTCGCACGCTTCCTGGCACTTCTCGAGCTATTCCGCGACCAGCAGGTCGTCTTCGACCAGCAGGAGGCACTCGGCGAGCTGGAGGTGCGGTGGACCGGCAGCGACGATGGCACCGTGGAGGTTGGCGCCGAGTTCGACGAAGCGGATGCGCCGCCCCCTTCGCCCGATGATGGAGAGAACAACGATGAGTGA
- a CDS encoding helix-turn-helix domain-containing protein: MLSDILASERARITLGQRIGLVLRRHRRECRHSQRDTAQELGWSRSALARAEVDASALALHKIEVLLSLTGHRLAIVPDTGATASSLGEDDDLAWGVPDLIARDAGGRRLPAASTVRFRPSTERLVDGRSIGHESPWVWTHPE; this comes from the coding sequence GTGCTTTCGGACATCCTCGCATCAGAGCGCGCGCGGATCACCCTCGGGCAACGGATCGGACTCGTCCTGAGGCGCCATCGACGGGAGTGCCGTCACAGCCAACGCGACACCGCACAGGAGCTCGGGTGGAGCCGCTCCGCCCTCGCCAGGGCCGAGGTTGATGCATCGGCTCTGGCGCTGCACAAGATCGAGGTGCTGCTCTCGCTGACCGGCCATCGGCTCGCCATCGTCCCCGACACCGGGGCAACCGCTAGTTCCCTCGGCGAGGACGATGACCTGGCCTGGGGCGTTCCCGATCTCATTGCCCGTGATGCGGGCGGGCGACGACTCCCGGCCGCCAGCACCGTGCGCTTCCGGCCCTCGACAGAGCGCTTGGTCGACGGGCGGAGCATCGGCCACGAGAGCCCCTGGGTGTGGACGCACCCGGAGTGA
- a CDS encoding MBL fold metallo-hydrolase gives MLTISFPAQAFGTNCYVLADGPGEECLVVDPGIGIEESLREVLTTHRLKPAAVLLTHGHIDHVYSVTPVCGGELAAYIHSDDRYRLEDPLGSSSLGDQLTGMLEQQFGRKASWREPEHVVEITDSQTVSVAGIDLDVVHAPGHTEGSVMFSLPGLPDGIPDEAEVDRTLITGDVLFAGSIGRTDLPGGSAEAMQRSLREVVHPRPDSSLVLPGHGPATTLAREKATNPYLQGL, from the coding sequence GTGCTGACCATCTCCTTCCCGGCGCAGGCCTTCGGGACGAACTGCTATGTCCTCGCGGACGGACCCGGCGAGGAGTGCCTCGTCGTCGACCCCGGTATCGGGATCGAGGAGAGCCTCCGTGAGGTGCTCACGACGCACCGGCTCAAGCCGGCGGCGGTGCTGCTGACCCACGGCCACATCGACCACGTCTACTCGGTGACCCCGGTGTGCGGCGGTGAACTCGCGGCCTACATCCACTCCGACGACCGCTACCGCCTCGAGGACCCGCTGGGCAGCTCCTCGCTCGGGGATCAGCTGACCGGGATGCTCGAGCAGCAGTTCGGCAGGAAGGCGAGCTGGCGCGAGCCCGAGCACGTCGTCGAGATCACCGACAGCCAGACAGTCTCGGTGGCCGGGATCGACCTGGATGTGGTCCATGCGCCCGGCCACACCGAGGGATCGGTGATGTTCTCCCTCCCCGGGTTGCCCGACGGGATCCCGGACGAGGCCGAGGTCGACCGAACCCTGATCACCGGTGACGTGCTCTTCGCCGGCTCCATCGGCCGGACGGACCTGCCCGGCGGCTCGGCAGAGGCGATGCAGCGCTCCCTTCGCGAGGTCGTCCATCCGCGGCCCGACTCCAGCCTCGTCCTGCCCGGCCACGGCCCGGCGACGACGCTGGCCCGCGAGAAGGCGACCAATCCGTACCTGCAAGGACTGTGA
- a CDS encoding pseudouridine synthase — protein sequence MTPPRNRRPSGGSGAPSGRGPNRGPGQRRRSGQGRQQPDRGTTGRTRPGQPDLAPPEPKGPRIDVHDPKGTRLQKVLAAAGIGSRRACEELITDGRVMVDGHVVTELGVRVDPLNQTVHVDGERVQLDESRVYLAFNKPVGVVTTMSDELGRLNIGDYVAGRPERLFHVGRLDADTEGLLILTNDGDLAHRLQHPAHGVLKTYVAEVPGPVAKDLGKRLREGIELDDGPVAVDSFRIIDSRPGKAIVEVILHEGRKHIVRRMLEQVGHPVLSLVRTQVGPIALGTTKSGRWRPLNRNEIGKLYKAAGL from the coding sequence ATGACCCCGCCCCGCAACCGACGCCCCTCCGGTGGCTCCGGAGCACCCAGCGGCCGCGGCCCCAACCGCGGCCCGGGCCAGCGCCGACGGTCCGGACAGGGCCGCCAACAGCCCGACCGGGGCACGACCGGACGTACTCGGCCCGGTCAGCCCGACCTCGCCCCGCCGGAGCCCAAGGGACCCCGGATCGATGTCCACGACCCCAAGGGCACTCGACTGCAGAAGGTGCTCGCCGCTGCGGGAATCGGCTCCCGCCGCGCGTGCGAGGAGCTGATCACCGACGGCCGCGTGATGGTCGACGGCCACGTGGTCACCGAGCTCGGGGTGCGGGTCGACCCCCTCAACCAGACGGTGCACGTCGACGGTGAGCGCGTGCAGCTGGACGAGTCGCGGGTCTACCTCGCCTTCAACAAGCCGGTGGGGGTCGTCACGACGATGTCCGACGAGCTCGGGCGGCTCAACATCGGTGACTACGTCGCAGGGCGCCCCGAGCGGCTCTTCCACGTCGGCCGGCTGGACGCCGACACCGAGGGACTGCTGATCCTCACCAACGACGGGGACCTGGCACACCGCCTGCAGCACCCCGCCCACGGCGTGTTGAAGACCTACGTCGCCGAGGTCCCCGGGCCGGTGGCCAAGGACCTCGGCAAGCGCCTGCGCGAGGGCATCGAGCTCGACGACGGGCCGGTCGCGGTCGACTCCTTCCGGATCATCGACTCCCGCCCGGGGAAGGCGATCGTCGAGGTGATCCTGCACGAGGGCCGCAAGCACATCGTGCGCCGGATGCTCGAGCAGGTCGGCCACCCGGTGCTCTCGCTCGTGCGCACGCAGGTCGGTCCGATCGCGCTCGGCACGACGAAGTCCGGTCGGTGGCGACCGCTCAACCGCAACGAGATCGGCAAGCTCTACAAGGCCGCGGGGCTGTGA